The sequence ACGCACCCGTGGCAGGAATGTGGCCGGCCGGCCCGGGGCGGGTGGCAGCCAGGCACGGCCAGGGCCGGCGCTAATTAGACCCTGGTCTGGCCCGGCGGCGAGTGGATGTTTGTGACCTGTTGAGCTCCTGGTGCCGGCAGCGGTGTGCCGAGCCAGCGGTGTGCTGAGCCTGTGGTGGCCCCGAGCGGAAGGTGGCGGTGAGCCGACGGCGGTGGCGGCAGTGCTGGCCCCTCCAGAGTGGCTGAGGCGTTGGTGCCACTGGCGATGGCCCCCAGTGCCGCGGGGCGCGGAGGTGAGCGGGGGGTGCCCAGGGACGCAGGACGTGGCGCGGCCCCGGGGAGCGGCACGGTCAGGGACCCGGCACGGGCAGGGAGCCAGCACCGGCAGCCTGGGGACTGCCCGTCCCTCGGGGAAGGGAGCGGCACCGGCAGCACCAGAGCACAGTTCCGCTCGCCCCCCGGCCACCGAAGGCAGCACCCAGCGGCAGGGAGGGCTCGGCCATCGCACCCTCCGGAGCCGGCCACTGGGCAAACACGGCCCCCAAGGGCCCCGTGTGCCGGGGCAAAGGTGCCAGCGCCGCGGGACAATGCCCGTTGCTGCTGCCAGCGCTGTGGGGCAATGCTGCTGCCGGCTGCCAGCACCGCGGGCACGATGCTGCTGCCCGCTGCCGGCTGCCCCTGGTACCAGGGCAGAACCCGCCGGCCCCGCCAGCGCCGGGGGTCGATGCGTgcggcagctgcctgcaccgaACCCCTCTGGGTGAGGGCCGGGGCGTGTGGTGACCCCGGCGTGGCCGcggtgctgctcccagccaggccCAACACACTCACGTTCCCGTGACGGCAAATTACCTTCCCGTGGGAGTCAGGGATGCCCGGGCGGCCGGGAAGTGCCGGGACCTGGGCTGAGTCACCCGCTGCCGCGCGTGCCGCCGGGCCGCCCACGGCGCCGTGGGGCAGAGGGATGTGCCAGGCTCTCCCCACGGAGCAGAGCCGGGCGCTGAGCCGGGGCCGACGCAGTGGgcaccctgccccacagccgTGCCCCGGAGCggggggacccccagggatcCTGCCCGGGGGACCCCCGTGGCAGGAGGGGGCATGGAGCCGAGGTCCCGCTGCCAGACCGGGGATGCCGCCCGCCCGCGTGGCCACAAACGGCTCCCGGTGCCGCAGCTGGCGCCTCAGGATGGGACGGAGCCGGAGCAGCCACAGCTGAGAGCTCTGGGCCGGTGGGGGAGTgtggggcagccccacggccGGGGGGAGCCCAGAGCCCCCAGCCAGGGGCACCCCGAGGCTCCACCgcaccagcatccccagtgACCCCAGTGACCCCAGTGACCCCGGTACCCCCAGTGACCCCAGTGATCCCTGCATCCCCAGTGACCCCAGTGACCCCAGTGACCCCAGTGACCCCAGTGACCCCTGCATCCCCAGAGACCCCAGTACACCCAGTGACCCCTGTGTCCTCAGTGACCCCATTGACCCCAGTATCTCCAGTGCCCCCAGTAATCCCAGTGACCCCAGCATCCCCGGTGTCCCCAGTGCCCAGCACCATCCCACGCTGGGAGCGGGCGCGGGAGGGCAGGACGGCCGGGCTGCCTGGCGGCGTGGGGCTGCAGAGTCAGGCAGGAGTCAGGCAGGAGTCAGGCAGGAGTCACCGGGCCCCGGGtgaaggggcaggaggaggtgggcGGCGTGGCGTGGGGCGTTGGGCCGAGGAGCTGGTTCCGGGCCGGTGGCGCGGCCGCGGGGTACAGAGGCGCCGGGGAACCCGTCAGGCCAGGCCGGCCGGTCCTGGCCTTGCCGGGACTCACCTCGCCGTGGCTCAGTCGCGTGCCGTGCCGGCAGCCGGCAGGGCtcccgggggcggcggcgcgggggaCGGCGGCCCCTGGTCCCCTGAGCCCGGCGGGCGGGTGAGTGGGCGGCCGCGGGGTGGTCCCGGGGACGGGCGGCCACagggcacggggggggacaGGAGCCAGCGCAGGGGGTGGGGGCGGCTGGTGCCGGGGCCACCGGGCAGGACCGAAGGGGCCGGCAGCGCCGGGGGAGATGCCACCCGGCTCcagggtgtcccccccccagctgaaGCTGCCTGAGGTGGCTTTGGGTGTCCCGGGTACCCCCTGGGGACATGGAGGGGGCCAGCAGCCCCTTCAACGGTGCCACCCCCCCGCACCCTGCAGGTGCTTTCGCTGCGCCGCCGGCAGAGCCCAGGGACGCGTGGGACGGTCCCGGCCGCGGGAAGTTCCCACGGTGGCAGCTCGGCCGTGGCAgccgggatggggggggggggggtcctgctcCTGGCCGTGCCATCCCCACCGCCCCTGACCCAGGGTCTCTCTCTCGCAGGTCGTGCCGGCAACGCCGGAGCTCctgagcaggagcagggggaCGCCGCGCTCCCCCTCCGCCCCCtgcccggcaccccggctccccgGCACCCCCCCGCCATGCTGCTGCGGGagtcccccttccccagccggGCGCTGGCGGCCCTGGACGGGCTGGCCTCGGGGCTGCTCACCCCCAGCTTCTGGGCCGTCAACCACCTCCTCGACCTGCGCCAGACCACGGCGGAGCAGGGGCAGCAGCGGCGCAGACGGTGCGGGAGGTGCCGCGGTTACGCCAAGCAGGCGCTGGCCGGGCTGGCGTACGccgtggtgctgctgctgtcgcTGCCCCTGGCCgtgccggggctgctgctgtggctgccgGTGCAGGCTATGCGGAGGCCCTTTGCCTACCAGTACACGGCGGGCACGGCACCGGCAGAGCCGTGGGACCTGCGGCAGCGCCGGACCTTCACCTTCCTCAGCGCCAACGTCTGCCTGCTGCCCAGCGGCCTGGCCAAGTTCAGCAACCTGGGCCAGACGCCGCAACGCGCCGCCTACATCGCCCGCCACCTCGCCCCGGCGCCGCCAGACCCCCCTGGCGCCGATGCCAGCCTGGTTGAGCTGTGGCACGACGACGCCAACTACGGCGGGACCCTCCGCGCCCCGGAGCGGCCCCCCGGCAGCGCGCCGGCGGAGGTGCCGGGAGAGACGGCCGATCCCGTGCCGGCGGTGCTGTCCGAGCATTTCCCGGCGGACGCCGACTTCGTCTGCCTGCAGGAGGTCTTCGACGCGGGCGCCGCGGCCTGCCTGCGCCGGTGGCTGGGCGGCACCTACCCGCACGTGCTCTCCGAGGTGGGTGCCCGCGGGCTGCGGGGCGGCCGGCTGAAGGTGCTCGGCAGCGGGCTCCTCCTGGCCAGCCGCTACCCGGTGCTGGCGGCGCAGTACCACGCCTTCCCCAACGGCGCCCGCGAGGACGCCCTGGCCGCCAAGGGGCTGCTCATGGCCCAGGTGAGCGGGACCCCCGACCCGTgcgggcagcgggcagcgggcagcgggcagggcgctgcctgctcctgccggATTTGCCGGCTGAGGGTGCCGCGTATCcccaggtgctgctgggctcGGCGCGGGGGCAGAGGGTCGTGGGCTACATCGGCTGCACCCACCTGCAGGCGCCCgcaggtgaggggggggggggggccgcacTCCCACCCGGGGGGTCCCTGTGGCGCCGGGGCGGGCGGTGACGCCGcgtccccccgccgcccgcagcCGACGCCGCCATCCGGGACGCGCAGCTGACGCTGGGGCTGCGCTGGCTGCAGCTTTTCCGCGAGGCGCAGGAGCAGCGCGGGGACGTGGTGGCCTTCGACGTCTTCTGCGGGGACCTCAACTTCGACAACTGCTCCACAGGTCGGGGGGatgcgggggggcggggggcgcgggcgggcaggggggccggggggtgaCGGCGGAGACgtgtccccctccccgcagGTGACCAGCTCAACCAGAGGCACCAGCTCTTCGAGGTGTACAGCGACCCGTGCCGCCGGGGGCCCGGCCAGGACGCGCCATGGGCCATAGGTGGGACCTGCCGCCCCCCCGATCCCCCCCCCGAGCACCCCGGTCCCCGACAGGGCAGCGCCAGCCCCGAGGGAGGGGGACGCGGCGGGGGGGATGCGGTGGGGGGGACGTGGTGGGGGGGACGCGGCAGGGGGCACGTGgtgggggggacgtgggggggggacgtggggggggatgtgggggggggaTGCGGCGGGGGGACGTGGTGGGGGGGACGTGGTGGGGGGGACATGGCAGGGGGGACGTGGCGGGGGGGACGTGGTGGGGGGACACGGCGGGGGGACGTGGTGGGGGGGACGTGGCGGGGGGGACGTGGTGGGGGGGATGCGGCAGGGGGGACGTGGTGGGGGGGACGCGGCGGGGGGGACGCGGCGGGGGGGACGTGGCGGGGGGGACGCAGcaggggggacgtggggggggggacgtggggggggacacacggcgGGGGTCCCACTCACGGCCATCCCCGTCCCCGCCCGCAGGCACCCTGCTCAACTACCTGAAGATCTACGAGGAGCCCGTGTCCACCCCGGAGAAGCTGAAGAGGTGACGGGgtcggggacacgggggggacagggggacaggCCAGGGGGGAGGGATGCTCCAGCCAAACCGGCCtgtcccggggaggggggacgcCGACGGCAGGGGGGTCCCTCCATCCCCGTGCCACCGCATCCTTGTGCCACCACAGCCCTGTGTCACTGCGTCCCTGTGCCCCCGTGctgccatgtccccatgtcACCGTGTCCCCGTGCCACCACACCCCTATGCCACAATGTCCTCATGCCACCACAGCCTCGTGCCACTGCGTCCCCACATCACCGCGTCCCTGTGCCACCGTGTCCCCGTGCCACCGCATCCATATGCCACCATGTTCCATTCCATGGCGTCCCCAGGTCACCGCGTCCCTGTGCCACCATGTCCCCATGCCACCACCTCCCCGTGCCACCacctccctgtgtccccatgccACCATGTCCCTGTGCCACCGCGTCCCCGTGCCACCGCATCCATATGCCACCATGTTCCATTCCATGGCGTCCCCATGTCACCGCGTCCCTGTGCCACCACCTCCCCGTGCCAccctgtccctgtgtccccgtCCCTGTGTCCCCGTGCCACCGCGTCCCCGCTCCGCAGGACCCTCTCGCAGCAGGCGGGGCGGCAGCAGTACCTGGCGGGCCCGATCCTCTCCAGCGGGCAGCCCGACCCGGCGGCCCCCGGTCCCTGGCAGGGCCGGCGCGTGGATTACATCCTGTACCGCCAGCACCACGGGGACCTGCCGCTGCGGACGGTGAGCGCCGGcgtggcagggcaggggggtgccCGTGTCGCCCGCGCCCCCCTGACGGCCCCTCTCCCCCGCAGGAGGTGGCGGGGGTCTCCTTCGTCACCCAGCTGGCCGCCCGCTCCGACCACCTGcccctggccctgcggctcGACGTGGCCCCCGCGTCCCCCTGAGCCGAGCCGCCGGCACCAGGGCAGCGCCCCGGCACTGGAACCGCACCGGCACACCTCGGGGCGTCGGGACCCGCCGGTGCGCGAGGAGGGTGCTGGCAGCCCGCGGTCCGGCAGCGTTCCGGCAGAGCTGCCGCCAGCCGCGGTTTTTACCAACCGGAGCGAAATAAAGGCGTCGAGCGCAGCGGGTGGTGCTGTGCCGGCCCCACGGCGCgtggggggctgccccccattgccagggcagggacacccagcacccaccgACTGGTGACACCcggcactgcccccccccccccatccctgcgcCCTCCCGGGTCTGGGCAGGGACAGGACCCCGATCCTGTCCTACAGCCCCACCGCAGCGATgggcccccagccccatcctgcacccccaccccatcccgcagcccccccagccatTTGGGGCACTGGGTGCTGCATGGGGTGCTGTGTGTGGCACGGGGTGCTGCACTGGGTGCTGTGTGTGGcatggggtgctgggtgctgcactGGGTGCTGTGTGTGGCACGGGGTGCTGCACTGGGTCCTGTGTGCAGCATGGGTTGCTGCATGGGTGCTGGGTGATGcatggggtgctgggtgctgcatgggtgctgggtgctgcatgGGGTGCTGTGTGTGGCATGGGGTGCTGTGTGTGGCACGGGGTGCTGCACAGGACATTGGGTGCTGTATTGGGTGCTGCACGGGGTGCTGTGTGTGGCACGGGGTGCTGCACAGGACATTGGGTGCTGCACTGGGTGCTGTGTGTGGCACTGGGTGCTGTGTGTGGCACAGGGTGCTGCACAGGACATTGGGTGCTGCACTGGGTGCTGTGTGTGGCACGGGGTGCTGcatggggtgctgggtgctgcatggggtgctgggtgctgcactGGGTGCTGTGTGTGGCATGGGGTGCTGTGTGTGGCACTGGGTGCTGcatggggtgctgggtgctgcactGGGTGCTGTGCGTGGCACGGGGTGCTGTGTGTGGCACTGGGTGCTGcatggggtgctgggtgctgcactGGGTGCTGTGTGTGGCACTGGGCGCTGcactgggtgctgggtgctgcactGGGTGCTGCGTGTGGCACTGGGTGCTGTGTGTGGCACAGGGTGCTGCACGAGGCATTGGGTGCTGCACTGGGTGCTGTGTGTGGCACAGGGTGCTGTGTGTGGCACGGGGTGCTGcatggggtgctgggtgctgcactGGGTGCTGTGTGTGGCACTGGGTGCTGCACTGGGTGCTGcatggggtgctgggtgctgcactgggtgctgggtgctgcactGGGTGCTGcatggggtgctgggtgctgcccagCACACTGGGTGCTGCCAGGGACATTGGGTGctgcagcgggggggggggggggggagcgcaCCAGGACCCCCAGTGCCCAGGGTGGCCCCGGGCTccgcagccccccggggagccggtcccagccccacaccagcccccccaaaccaagAGGGGTCTggagagatgggggggggggaaacgaCGATGACACCATGGGGACCCCAGGAGCTGCGTGATGGGGACCACCCCACGGGGCCCATTCCCCGAGGACCCCTGGGCTCTGCCGCGtggggacccccgggggggggggggggggggccctaCCCTTCAGGGACCCCCAGCACGCCCCCGCCGCGCACACGGCCATGCGGGAAGGGGCCGAAGGCTCGTTTATTGGGAGGCACCGAGCTGAAGAAGAGGGGGGGGGacaagacaccccccccccccaaaccggGGCTCGGCTCCTCCAtccggggggcgcggggcgggggggacccccgccccgcgccccccggaTGGAGGAGCCGAGCCCCAAAAGCAGATCTGGGGTGGGTGAGGCAAAAGCAGTGCCGTGGGGAGGAGAGCCCTGCCCCACAGCGGGGTGACCCTCCGGTCCCCTCTGAATTGGGGGGGGACGAGGgacacggggcggggggggctacaggagCCCGAGGTGTGGAGCTGGGGTGTGCATAGCTGGGGttggggggctgccccacggaGTGTGCGTACTGGGAGTTGGGGGGCTGCCCTATAGACTGTGCGTATCtaggaatggggggggggggctccccccaCGGACTGTGCGTACCtagcggggggcggggggctgccccacggggGACAGGGACCCTCAGACGGTCTCCTGCGCCCGCCGGTACTCGAAGACGCTCCCGCGCTCGGCGAAGCTCCGGGGCGCCGGCGGCTCCGCGGTATCCTCGGGGTCCCCCCCGTCATCGGGGGAGCCGAAGCCGCCGCCGCCAGGGGTCTGCAGGCGGAAGACATCCTGCGGCGGGGAGAAGATGGGGCGtcggggtgctggggtgtcAGGGTGGGCgtgaggggggg comes from Grus americana isolate bGruAme1 chromosome 2, bGruAme1.mat, whole genome shotgun sequence and encodes:
- the LOC129202799 gene encoding sphingomyelin phosphodiesterase 5-like isoform X1, coding for MAPSAAGRGGRAGNAGAPEQEQGDAALPLRPLPGTPAPRHPPAMLLRESPFPSRALAALDGLASGLLTPSFWAVNHLLDLRQTTAEQGQQRRRRCGRCRGYAKQALAGLAYAVVLLLSLPLAVPGLLLWLPVQAMRRPFAYQYTAGTAPAEPWDLRQRRTFTFLSANVCLLPSGLAKFSNLGQTPQRAAYIARHLAPAPPDPPGADASLVELWHDDANYGGTLRAPERPPGSAPAEVPGETADPVPAVLSEHFPADADFVCLQEVFDAGAAACLRRWLGGTYPHVLSEVGARGLRGGRLKVLGSGLLLASRYPVLAAQYHAFPNGAREDALAAKGLLMAQVLLGSARGQRVVGYIGCTHLQAPAADAAIRDAQLTLGLRWLQLFREAQEQRGDVVAFDVFCGDLNFDNCSTGDQLNQRHQLFEVYSDPCRRGPGQDAPWAIGTLLNYLKIYEEPVSTPEKLKRTLSQQAGRQQYLAGPILSSGQPDPAAPGPWQGRRVDYILYRQHHGDLPLRTEVAGVSFVTQLAARSDHLPLALRLDVAPASP
- the LOC129202799 gene encoding sphingomyelin phosphodiesterase 5-like isoform X2, with the translated sequence MLLRESPFPSRALAALDGLASGLLTPSFWAVNHLLDLRQTTAEQGQQRRRRCGRCRGYAKQALAGLAYAVVLLLSLPLAVPGLLLWLPVQAMRRPFAYQYTAGTAPAEPWDLRQRRTFTFLSANVCLLPSGLAKFSNLGQTPQRAAYIARHLAPAPPDPPGADASLVELWHDDANYGGTLRAPERPPGSAPAEVPGETADPVPAVLSEHFPADADFVCLQEVFDAGAAACLRRWLGGTYPHVLSEVGARGLRGGRLKVLGSGLLLASRYPVLAAQYHAFPNGAREDALAAKGLLMAQVLLGSARGQRVVGYIGCTHLQAPAADAAIRDAQLTLGLRWLQLFREAQEQRGDVVAFDVFCGDLNFDNCSTGDQLNQRHQLFEVYSDPCRRGPGQDAPWAIGTLLNYLKIYEEPVSTPEKLKRTLSQQAGRQQYLAGPILSSGQPDPAAPGPWQGRRVDYILYRQHHGDLPLRTEVAGVSFVTQLAARSDHLPLALRLDVAPASP